The genome window TAGTTGGGGCATTAGCGACAGGGATTGTGTTATCTGGAGGAGCAGGAGTATTCGCTGCTGAGGATACGACAATTAAATCTTCAACAGTCAAAATCTCAGAAACTAGAGAGCTCGGATCGAGCGCTGCTCAAGCGGCTGTTCGTATTTATAACGGAAATGTAGAATTTTATGTTAATGGTTTAGAAAGTACATTTGAACAACCGAAGTATTATAGAGTAGTATGGTCAACTGAGTTTGCTGGAAAATATGGACCAAGTCAAAGCTCCATATTAGCATCAGCATTAGCGCCTGCCAAAGGGTATGGATATAGCAATTCAGTAAGACAAGATGTTCCATTATGGCAAATTAGTAATAAGGTTTCAAAAGGAAAAACAGTATACGCTTATGTACAGTTGAATAGTACAAGCGGTGAATGGTGGCCTGCTGGAAGTGCTACGGTTCAATAAGTAAACAAATTGTTTAGATAGTAAGCAATATTTATGATATGACTAAAAAGCTTAATACAAAATAAAAAAAGCCCTAATCGGGGCTTTTTTCTTTGCAGGAAATTCCTAATCATCATGGAATACTGGGTTCCGTTGCAAAGTTTTTTAAATGAAGCTAAACTGTAGGGAAGATGTGTTGAGGAGAATGAGACATGAGATATTTTAAAGGAAAACAGTTCAAGAAAGACATTATTTTAGTAGCCGTTGGCTATTACTGTCGTTTTTCTTTAAGCTATCGTGATGTATCTGAGATTCTCAAGGAACTCGGTGTGTCAGTTCATCCAACAACAATCATGCGTTGGGTTCATGAATATGGCAATCTAATCTATCAAATGTGGAAGAAGAAAAACAAATCAGCACTCCATGCTTGGCATTTGGATGAGACGTATATCAAAGTCAAAGGAGAATGGTGTTATTTATATCGTGCCATTGATAGTGATGGACATACACTGGACTTTCAACTTCGAAAAACACGTAATCATCAAGCTGCTTATGCCTTTATGAAAAGACTGGTAAAACATTTTGGAGAACCATCGGTTCTTACGACAGACAAGGCCCCAGCTTTACTTTGTGCATTCAAAAAATTACAGAAAGCCGATTATTATACACATACCAAACACTGTACCATTAAACATCGTAATAATCTCATTGAACAAGATCATCGACATGTCAAACGCCGGTTTGTGAAATCAGCTGGATTTCACACTCTTCGTCATGCTTCTCGTACAATCAAAGGAATCGAAACGATTCAGGCTATATATAAACAGAGGCGAAATCTTCAAACAGATTTCGCCTTTTCAGTGTACAATGAATTACAACAATTAATGGCCACTGCATAAGTAGTTTTCCTTATTTATCCACTCGTTTATGCTTTTTTCAAACTTTGCAACAGAATCTTTACCATTCTTCTCTAACAGGTTCAAGATAAATTGTAATTTGTTAATCGATATGTTTGTGTAACCACTGTTCAAATATCTTTAACTG of Bacillus clarus contains these proteins:
- a CDS encoding IS6 family transposase; this translates as MRYFKGKQFKKDIILVAVGYYCRFSLSYRDVSEILKELGVSVHPTTIMRWVHEYGNLIYQMWKKKNKSALHAWHLDETYIKVKGEWCYLYRAIDSDGHTLDFQLRKTRNHQAAYAFMKRLVKHFGEPSVLTTDKAPALLCAFKKLQKADYYTHTKHCTIKHRNNLIEQDHRHVKRRFVKSAGFHTLRHASRTIKGIETIQAIYKQRRNLQTDFAFSVYNELQQLMATA